The proteins below come from a single Gimesia alba genomic window:
- a CDS encoding sensor domain-containing diguanylate cyclase produces MSDSRIQEYQTVIQKMTEGYFPRKFSSEMDVDDIGRLGTALLELSRNLENKFDEMQKLSEVTTHINAGYFLDEILDQLYDSFRNIIPYERIGLAMLEKGGSTLRARWERSEAKQVCLRVGFKAQMAGSSLQKILESGNPRIINNLKKYLLEHPGSTSTKLIVKEGIRSSLTCPLIVQDQPIGFIFFSSFLTNAYKESHISIFKQISNQLASIIEKGKVYEELYQLNIKLQRANARLENLATYDDLTGVCNRRIFNEMLYKEWFRAIRHETAISLIMIDVDYFKNYNDSYGHVAGDICLKKIAETIASIIKRPGDLIARYGGEEFAVLLPETGINAAQEIAERIRNGIQDLSIEHRESLDADVVTISAGVATMKPQNDHDPLQLISEADAALYKAKYGGRNQVVTQVVELTHH; encoded by the coding sequence ATGAGTGATTCTCGAATTCAAGAATATCAAACGGTCATTCAGAAAATGACTGAAGGTTACTTTCCACGAAAATTTTCAAGTGAAATGGATGTTGATGACATAGGACGATTGGGCACCGCGCTGTTAGAACTTTCAAGAAACCTTGAAAATAAATTTGATGAGATGCAAAAGCTGAGTGAAGTTACTACTCACATTAATGCAGGATATTTCTTAGATGAAATACTAGACCAATTGTATGATTCATTTCGCAATATCATCCCATATGAGAGAATTGGTCTGGCGATGTTGGAAAAAGGTGGGAGTACACTACGAGCTCGATGGGAACGGTCCGAAGCTAAACAGGTCTGTCTCAGAGTAGGATTCAAGGCTCAAATGGCGGGAAGCAGCCTTCAAAAAATACTCGAATCGGGAAACCCTCGAATTATAAACAATCTCAAAAAATATCTCCTTGAACATCCAGGGTCGACATCGACAAAATTGATCGTTAAGGAGGGAATACGTTCCAGTTTAACTTGCCCTTTAATCGTTCAGGATCAACCGATCGGATTTATCTTCTTTTCCAGTTTTTTGACAAACGCCTACAAAGAGTCACACATCAGTATATTCAAGCAAATATCAAATCAACTTGCGTCAATCATCGAAAAAGGCAAAGTTTATGAAGAGCTATATCAATTGAATATAAAATTACAACGAGCAAATGCTCGCCTGGAAAATCTGGCTACATACGATGACCTCACTGGTGTATGTAATCGGAGAATATTTAATGAAATGTTATATAAAGAATGGTTTCGTGCTATCCGTCATGAGACAGCGATTTCGTTGATCATGATCGACGTGGACTATTTTAAAAATTACAACGACTCATACGGGCATGTTGCTGGTGACATTTGCTTGAAAAAAATAGCTGAAACGATTGCAAGTATTATAAAACGACCTGGCGATCTGATCGCTCGCTACGGCGGAGAGGAATTTGCTGTACTGTTACCAGAAACAGGAATAAACGCAGCTCAAGAAATTGCTGAGCGAATACGAAATGGAATCCAAGATCTAAGCATAGAACATCGTGAATCATTGGATGCGGACGTCGTAACAATCAGTGCTGGAGTGGCGACGATGAAGCCACAAAATGATCATGATCCCCTCCAGCTAATTTCGGAAGCAGATGCCGCATTATACAAAGCAAAGTACGGTGGAAGAAACCAGGTTGTTACTCAGGTAGTCGAGTTAACACATCATTAG